The Hippoglossus hippoglossus isolate fHipHip1 chromosome 16, fHipHip1.pri, whole genome shotgun sequence genomic sequence AGTGATAAATGCTTTGCAAGCGGCCTGTGCAACAatgactaaaaataaaactgacgGTTTTAAATGGGACTTAACTGAGAACATGCACTATGTCAGAGCACATGCACAATTTCCACAGTATAAAACTGCCTCTAGAGAGAAAAAGTGACAATTTTGAAAACGTTTTAGTAGAACTTGTAAAGTCAATATCCCTTGAATGTTGTTAAActggtgggtttttttttacctctgccaatgtttttgcctctttatttattatactaTATTTTACTACCAAACAAATTTCCACataactttgtggaaggatgggacggGAGCAAAGAAAGAACCCTTTACATCttgaggcagatccaggattttctgtAACGTTTAGAgaaattgctttttaaaaaaacactttcattaaTTTCTCAGGAACTAGAACATGGATCCGGATGGAAAAACTCTGGCATATTTATAGGACTGATTAGTGCAGTTCCAGATAATGACTAGATctagggaatttaaatgtggctttataaggggactgttgggccttgggggaGGTCTTTGCtctactgaatgccattctagttgtgtgtttcctgcccAATGTTTTACTGCCCTGCTGAGTTTGTATAGAAACAGTTACTTATTCAGCAGCCTTGCTAACTGGACAGCCCACCACTGACATGCAATCGATTCTAACATCTGCATGAGCACATCAGGTATAATAACCAGATCACttcttgtgtgttgttttaaaaatggaATCTCTAGAAACAGGTTTATaatgtgaaaacagcttaaatccttaaagtaaatgaaataaCAAAGTTGAGACTCTGTTCTGCAACTCATCAGTTTTGAAATCTGGGCACCCTGACCCTTAAAGGAACCTTTTTCTGGTTTAAGAACTGAAAAATTGTGCTTCATTGATGCAATACATTCTTCATCAAAACCCCTTAAACCTTAACTGACCGAACAAACCCAGTGACATCTACACTACTTAAGAGGAAAAATACTTTGGATCAGCCCTCCCACACCCCAAAAGCACACTACAGGATTAAATATGATCTGACTCTAAATGTACAGGTGACTATATattttcaacaaaaacatgtatattaATGCACCAGCTGGATAAGTCCTTCCTTGTTCTCTATATTTGTGATTTAAAGGTATGAATGTTTGAGGTGAAAAAAGGTGAGAGATTTTTCTCTTATCAAAGAAACATCTCAGAATTTCTAACTCTACTGAGGCCATGACACAACCAGCAGAGATACTTCCGACCACACTGATATGAGAACATATGGTAATAATTATTCAGTTGCTGTTGGTATACAATAACTAATCGTTTGGACTTGAACACAATTAGAAAagtttgtttactgtgtttactTGCTGATTATCATTTACATCAGGGGTGGGGAACGTCCGGCCTGCGAGGCAATTCATatatacatgaaaaaaaaaatcagtgaaGGGCGATTTAAAAATGGTGTCCTTTGTCGCAATAACATTTAGctagtgtgtctgtgtatttgatCGAGTCGTGTCCTCTGAATCAGGGAGTGAGGcagagtttacactcacacactcacataacTGTTTGTTGTGAAGagcgacgcacacacacacacacacacactctcagtcCTCGAGGAAACGCTGGAATACTAACCTAATACATCACAACCTATTAgtcaatatttttaataatgcaccaagttagaggtttccttgcacagttaCATAATCGAATCAAATCGAGACCTTGTGATTGAATATCCAATcaatttgggaaatcagtggcaCTACCCAGCCCTAGTTCAGATATTACCAATGTGTATTGGAACTGCCAAGAAAAGGTTTAAAAGGTGTATTATTGTGGTACCAAAAGGCGCAGTGAAAATTTTGGGTGCACCGAAATGAAACAATAATTTACTGTGGCCCTCGAAGGatgttttaaaaactaaaatggccCCTGATAGAAAAAATGTTCCCCATCCCTGATTTACACGCTTCCctcaatgaaatgaaacaacacGTCCGTACCTTGTAACAAAGTGTCTGCTGAGGAAGAGCTAAACAAAGACTCACAAATGTCAAGGCATCCTCTTGAATGTCAAACtgatgtgttttgaaatgtgagcGTTGGTGTCAGGAGCGTTGTACTGTATGAGTATCTCAGGCATAGCATGACTTCACATTCAGGATGTTGATGATTTAAGAGTTTTCAGCTCCGGGGGAACTGAGAATGTTCTCGATGACACAAGTGCCGGGTGCACCGCCGCCCGGTCACCAGGTTGGTTTGACTGTTGTAGTTTTCATTGTCTAGCTTGGGCTACCTGTATGTCCAGGTAAGGAGTAGCCAGAGGTCACAGaaaacctctcaatcagtatTTCTTGTAGCCGCCGTGAGGACACGTGCTACTGAAGGACGAGGCCAACCTGAAACACAAGAGGTTCACCAGTCTTGACAAAAAGAATAGAAACAGTGTTGAGCTGGTTACAGCCGAGGGAAAATCATATTAATCACTAAATGAACCAAAAAGGAACTACTTTACTTTCCACCCCCGATTCCAATAGTACTGTCGTTAGGTTAGCTTGATCAGATATTTACCACCAGCAGAGTTATTGGACAGCAGATTGACACATTACTTTACAATTGTTATGTTTAAATGGTGGCAACCGATTCACTGAGTCTCTGGTTTGAAACTAGATAAAAGTTCCCGAGAACAAAGGAAAGATTTAAACCAGAAACTGAGAGAAAGatttatactttttatattCTAATAGCTGGTGTAACCCAGTACAAATGAATTAGaactaaaacaaatacaacatgaAATACAGATATGCATTACTAATATAATACTCCTAAATCAATCCCCCTCATATTGTCCATTTTCTGTACATGATTAGTCACAAACAAGCTTTTGTGGGTTTGAAAAAATAACCTAAATTTTACGCAGTATGAGCATTTAGGTCTATAAAACTGAAGCAGTGCCAACTGATCCCTGATGTGGTGACAATCATTATCTCAGACAAACCATGTTACTGACCTTATCAGGGTCCATAGGTGGACACTTCCAATTGTAGAGGTAATACTGCAGATTTCCATCTCCTATGCCAAACTTGAGCTTCTCCAGGAACAACTTATTCTCCATTAAATCCAAGGCATTGAACACATCAAAACCTTTCTGTTAAACGCACAGAAGAAGACATCACAAACCCAACGTTATAACGAATCAGCAGCAAgataatatttttaaacatcTAGGTCACACTTTAACTCTAAAAACAATTCTATGGCCACAGCTGAAAAGAAAAGCGTTAATATAAAGTAGCATTACCAGTTTGGCCAAGATCAGTGCATCATTCATTAGGTCCAGTAGCGGAGTTTGTGTATGAACATTGTAAAAAGAATAAGCTGCCTTCAGGCTCCTATGGAGAGGATGATGCATCACCGTCGAGGGCAGAGTGTAGAAACTAGTGAAATCTGTCAGTACGCCACCAGCACCCtgagaagagagacagacacagaagctGTTTAAACACAGAGGGATCAACAGACGAACACTGTGTCAGTTTGAATCAACTGATTACACATACCTCTACTACGTATGTGTCAATTATGTTGTCCTGTGGCAACAACCAGTGAGTGACCTCCTCTTCCCCCAAAGAAGGTGCAAGCTGGAAACGTTTAAGgtatttctgcagcagctcggTGACTTGGCGGATGTCGCGTCTCTCCATCAGCCGCAGACCTGGAGTTTTGATGCTCTGTATGAGGAGcggagagtgagaggaaaaggTTGATACAAGTTCCTGCCATTCATAAGAGTTATAAAGAGAGATCCCTGAGTGACGGTGTGTAGAGTGTTTACATCTGGTAGTCTGTAGAGTTTCATGGTTCTTTGCAGGGTCATGTTTCTGCTCAGATGGGAGAATTTAACTTCCACAAGTTTTCTGGGGTTCAAAGAACGATGCCAATACCTGTACAGAGAAAAACGAATTAAAGAGTATTAGCTTcataaattactttttcacaCCAAGTCCTGGGTGTTTTAGGTCTGAATTCTGCACAGTTTACCTGCATGTGGACACAGGTTTCGGGAGTACCACTCCTGCTGTGTATACTGCCTGAAATATTCCCTCCAAGTTCACCCTCCGTGTGATCTCTCTGATGAGCACAGGAGCGACACGCTTTGAGCGCAGCTTCTTATGGACACACAGGAAGTTGATTTCTACCATCCTTTTCAGCCTGGAGGAACACAGAGATGGATTGTGCATTAGTGTAGAAGAGTCTTCTTTAACTCTTTCAATGCACAGTGCTCCACAATGTGTATGATCAGTTGCTCACGTGTCATAGATGCGTATATCCGCAGGGATGGCACTAATGAAGCCAACAAGCTTCTTATTGGAGGACACTCTCACTCCACAATGCCACTGTGGTAACCAGCCAGGTGGACGCAGAGCCCTGAGAGGGGAGGACATGCTTAGTGGGAGAGCAGACAGTTGAACACTGTACATATTCACTCGTATGTATTTGAGCAGCTCAGTAGAACAACAGAGGGGAAAGCTTACCATTTGAGAAAGTTTGGTGAGTAATCAAATCTGAACATGTTGTCATCGTCCTCCACATAGTTTTCATTTAACAGTGTGTACAGCTCTTTCAGCTGGAAAAAACACAGCCAGTCAGTTATTTCATTTTGTGCATCActtctgcaaaataaaatgattgtttGAGTGTCTGAGACAAACACTGTACTCACCACATCTGCATTGCTGAGATCCAGAGTGTCCCACATGAAGCCTTGAGGTAAGGAATATGGCTCCtgtctgatgttttctttgtcaaCTTCAATCGGCCCGTGACTCGTCACAACCTCGTCTGCAAAAATAGCACAGAAGGATATCAAACTATTTTCCCAACAACCACGATTCCAATGGAATAATTTCTTGTAGATACATAAAGCAAATGCAGCACTGATCATGAGCCAACACCAAAATCAAGTATGTTTTTATAATACATTAAAGATGACAGCATCTCTCAGACATTCATAAAAAATGTCTTCTGTTGAGCTCATGTTGACCAAGCTACATCATTTCTCTCCTGCATAGACCTGACTCTTTGGCCAATagttgtcatggtaacagttCCATATAGTATCACTAAGCATGCCTGGACCCCCACTGTACTTCACAGCTGACAGGTTTTTGGGACAATGGCTTTACAGAGCAAAGAATATGACAAGCCAAAACCAGGAGGTGGCACAAGTGCATAGAAACCCTGTTAAACCTGATACATCCTGTTAAATGCTGATATGCAACCTTTGTTGACAAGTGACATAAAAAGGGCGGCTGTGGCcgagcggtcgtcctccaaccagaaggtcggcggttttATCGTCAGTCATCCACacctgcatgccgaagtgtccttgggcaagatactgaacccctaaatggcccctcatagatgttgaatgcactaattcTGTATACAATTAATAATCACTGGACCATTAAGAGCTTATCAAATGGCAAAAAAAGCTTTAAACATAACATTCTTGCAgcatatttcaaataaacttaattccaataataaataaacaaggcTCTTGCAGTACTTACTTAGCTTTGGCACAGGCTGAGTGTCCCAAAACTGGTACTTGTGCTTGGCTGCCTCGTCGATGCTCTTCGCAGGACCCTGGCAGGACAGCAGCTCCATGGCTCTTTGGATGTCCTGCAACTTCTGAATGGGTAAACCAGGGTTCTGTATGTAGAACAAGGGACACATACACATGAGATGATGATGTGTCTTGGGTGTGGCCCTTAGGTTTGAAGACAATACAAACACATCCCTgagtgtgtacagtatgtatacAGTATCAAACGGCCAAAAACAGAATGTCTTGAATAATtcaaatgtgacaaaaacacCTGATTATTGGTAACTCATAAATACTGAATTATTTCTTCTTACAAAACACCCATTACCACAACTGAAGCTCTGTGCATGTCCCTCTCAAACACTGTTGTGTTAGGTATGTTTACCTTAACACCATTATCCCGACAATTCTTACCCTGTACCTTTCCCTGGAGGATTTTAATTTTCTTAATCTTTAGTATATCTATAATGGTGCatactttcactgtttttactgCTCGCTCTTCAGTCTTGAATGAATCCTGGGAATTGTTTATTCTTCAGTCTCTATCATTTATCAGACCACTCAGCATTTGGCTTTATCATCCCATCAGCAGACCATACTGTAGGTCATGAGCAGTGTATAAAGCCAAAGCTCAATGACCCTTATTGATCCATTCATAATGATGGAGATTAAACAGGGTTTTCTTGGCTTGTTGATTATGTGCTTAAGGACtattattcagctttttttttaaatctcacctACTCATAGACTCCTGTCTGCCATCAGCCTGACAAGTGACTGTGTATTGTGGTTGTGTATTTTGGATTTATCTATGCATATTTCAGTCTGGTCACCTTAATCTCCTGAGAGTCAGAGGCAGAGTCAGACTTGGCTCCCCCCGAGCTCggcttctctttcttcct encodes the following:
- the nmt2 gene encoding glycylpeptide N-tetradecanoyltransferase 2, which gives rise to MAEDSESAASQQSLELDDQDTCGIDGDNEEENEHLQGSPGGDLGAKRKKKKQKRKKEKPSSGGAKSDSASDSQEIKNPGLPIQKLQDIQRAMELLSCQGPAKSIDEAAKHKYQFWDTQPVPKLNEVVTSHGPIEVDKENIRQEPYSLPQGFMWDTLDLSNADVLKELYTLLNENYVEDDDNMFRFDYSPNFLKWALRPPGWLPQWHCGVRVSSNKKLVGFISAIPADIRIYDTLKRMVEINFLCVHKKLRSKRVAPVLIREITRRVNLEGIFQAVYTAGVVLPKPVSTCRYWHRSLNPRKLVEVKFSHLSRNMTLQRTMKLYRLPDSIKTPGLRLMERRDIRQVTELLQKYLKRFQLAPSLGEEEVTHWLLPQDNIIDTYVVEGAGGVLTDFTSFYTLPSTVMHHPLHRSLKAAYSFYNVHTQTPLLDLMNDALILAKLKGFDVFNALDLMENKLFLEKLKFGIGDGNLQYYLYNWKCPPMDPDKVGLVLQ